From Nitrospirota bacterium, the proteins below share one genomic window:
- a CDS encoding type II toxin-antitoxin system HicB family antitoxin, with amino-acid sequence MTFYHFEIVVEKESDDQGYSAYSPTLPGCFSNGKTIEEARRNIREAIQQHIASLLAHGQPVPQNENLVHVEELTVGVP; translated from the coding sequence ATGACGTTCTATCACTTCGAGATCGTGGTGGAGAAGGAGTCGGACGATCAGGGCTATTCAGCCTACAGCCCAACGCTGCCAGGCTGTTTCAGCAATGGCAAGACGATCGAGGAGGCCAGGCGGAATATCCGCGAAGCCATCCAGCAGCACATTGCCTCCCTCCTGGCCCACGGCCAGCCGGTCCCGCAGAATGAGAACCTTGTGCATGTGGAGGAGTTGACGGTTGGGGTTCCGTAA
- a CDS encoding type II toxin-antitoxin system HicA family toxin, translating to MTIPIHTGCDLGRGLALRILKDAGFSVDDYLRLR from the coding sequence GTGACGATTCCGATCCATACCGGCTGTGATCTTGGGCGAGGCCTGGCGCTGCGCATCCTGAAGGACGCCGGATTTTCCGTGGACGACTATCTACGGCTTCGGTGA
- a CDS encoding gamma carbonic anhydrase family protein, translated as MIRTFQGIKPTIPKSCFIEETAVVIGDVVFGEDSSAWFHAVIRGDVNYVRIGHRTNVQDLCVLHVTHDTAPLVIGDDVTIGHHVVLHGCTIKDRVLVGMGAIIMDGAVIGEDSVVGAGALVTEGTVVPPKSVILGAPARVRRPVTDEELAWIRESAQNYVNYARQYLADPAKSKTGFKV; from the coding sequence ATGATCCGCACCTTCCAAGGCATCAAGCCGACGATTCCGAAGTCCTGCTTCATCGAGGAGACGGCCGTCGTCATCGGCGACGTGGTCTTCGGCGAGGACTCGAGCGCCTGGTTCCACGCCGTGATCCGGGGCGATGTGAACTACGTCCGCATCGGGCACCGGACCAACGTCCAGGACCTCTGTGTGCTCCACGTCACCCATGACACGGCGCCGCTCGTCATCGGCGACGACGTGACGATCGGCCACCACGTGGTCCTGCACGGCTGCACGATCAAGGATCGCGTGCTCGTCGGCATGGGCGCGATCATCATGGACGGCGCGGTGATCGGCGAGGATTCGGTCGTCGGCGCCGGCGCGCTGGTCACCGAGGGCACGGTCGTGCCGCCCAAGAGCGTGATCCTGGGCGCGCCGGCGCGAGTGAGGCGGCCGGTGACCGACGAGGAGTTGGCCTGGATCAGAGAGTCGGCTCAGAACTACGTCAACTACGCCCGCCAATACCTGGCCGATCCGGCAAAATCAAAGACCGGATTCAAAGTGTGA
- a CDS encoding DUF3800 domain-containing protein — protein MRLFFLDESGEAFGTTPIMVVGGLIVNAADWPVLRDGLAAVKTSCNIGADVEVKWRHTRHQGGHTNPLRSLTAQERGAFARQVLGLIRKCEKARVIGSVIDVQKARSLGKDSSQFYDFAVTFCIERYQYYLRAARDQGIVVQDRRHERQDMRLRAFYDRLMSRGSYWTTFTNIIEGVFLTPSEYSVGIQLADFVVGALYVAHRNPTPEEAFYNIIRGKITGDPRTGKRHGLKFWP, from the coding sequence TTGAGGCTCTTTTTTCTGGACGAATCGGGAGAAGCTTTTGGCACGACACCGATTATGGTGGTAGGTGGGCTCATTGTAAATGCGGCAGATTGGCCAGTTCTTAGGGACGGACTCGCTGCAGTTAAAACTTCCTGCAATATCGGAGCCGATGTAGAAGTGAAGTGGCGACACACTCGCCATCAAGGGGGACATACAAATCCCTTGAGGAGCTTAACTGCTCAAGAAAGGGGGGCTTTTGCCAGGCAAGTGCTTGGGTTAATCAGAAAATGCGAAAAGGCTAGGGTAATTGGTTCTGTCATCGACGTTCAGAAAGCTCGTAGCTTGGGTAAAGATTCTTCACAGTTTTACGACTTTGCCGTAACCTTCTGTATCGAAAGATATCAGTACTACCTTCGGGCTGCTCGGGACCAAGGTATTGTTGTTCAGGATCGTCGCCACGAAAGACAGGATATGCGGCTTAGGGCTTTTTATGACCGACTGATGTCACGTGGCAGTTACTGGACGACCTTTACCAATATAATTGAAGGAGTGTTCCTGACGCCGTCGGAATATAGCGTTGGAATTCAGCTTGCTGACTTTGTGGTTGGTGCATTATACGTTGCCCACAGAAACCCCACTCCCGAAGAAGCTTTTTACAATATCATAAGAGGTAAGATTACAGGTGACCCACGTACTGGGAAGAGACACGGATTGAAGTTTTGGCCATAA
- the rimO gene encoding 30S ribosomal protein S12 methylthiotransferase RimO yields MGLWKPKIGFVNLGCSKNQVDSEIMLGSLLTNGFELTADAEKAEVVIINTCGFIEEAKQESIDAIIEHGELKQSGSCKVLIAAGCLAQRYQGELLKELPELDAVVGTGEFGRIAEICRALLRPKRTARRMWFSPPPYLYDELAPRVRLGKAHSAYVKIAEGCNRNCAFCAIPLMRGKQRSRPVESIVAEARRLAAEGVKEINLISQDTINYGIDLGLRQGFVSLLRELLKVKELRWIRPFYLYPQQVTDELLDLYAGEEKIATYIDMPLQHINDTMLKRMHRLGDQAYLTALVERMRARIPGVTFRTAFIVGFPGETDAAFAELKRFVSEMEFDRVAVFLYSDEEGTPAVELDNKVDRAVMEERRNELLAIQESIASAKSREQIGRTLEVLVDGPSEETDLLLEGRHEGQAPDIDGVVYINDVAGDPTSPPRAGRDRPDCLARPAQAGRDRPDFLTRPAQAGRDRPFPGAGDFVTVQITEAATYDLVGRIVG; encoded by the coding sequence GTGGGTTTGTGGAAACCGAAGATCGGCTTCGTGAACCTGGGCTGCTCCAAGAACCAGGTGGATTCCGAGATCATGCTCGGGTCGCTCCTCACGAACGGCTTCGAGCTGACCGCCGACGCGGAGAAGGCCGAGGTGGTGATTATCAACACCTGCGGTTTCATCGAAGAGGCCAAACAGGAATCCATCGACGCCATCATCGAGCACGGCGAATTGAAACAGTCGGGGTCCTGCAAAGTCCTGATCGCCGCCGGCTGCCTGGCCCAGCGATATCAGGGCGAATTGCTGAAGGAACTGCCGGAGTTGGACGCGGTCGTGGGGACCGGCGAGTTCGGCCGGATCGCCGAGATCTGCCGGGCGCTCTTGCGACCGAAACGGACCGCCCGGCGCATGTGGTTCAGCCCCCCGCCTTATCTCTACGACGAACTGGCGCCGCGCGTCCGGTTGGGGAAGGCCCACAGCGCCTATGTGAAGATCGCCGAGGGTTGTAACCGGAACTGCGCCTTCTGCGCGATCCCGCTCATGCGCGGCAAACAGCGGAGCCGGCCGGTGGAGTCGATCGTCGCGGAAGCGCGACGGCTGGCAGCGGAAGGGGTCAAAGAGATCAATCTCATTTCCCAGGACACGATCAACTACGGCATCGATCTGGGTTTGCGCCAGGGGTTCGTGAGCCTGCTCCGTGAGCTGCTCAAGGTGAAGGAGCTCCGCTGGATCAGGCCGTTCTATCTCTATCCGCAGCAGGTCACGGATGAACTGCTCGATCTGTACGCCGGCGAGGAAAAGATCGCCACGTACATCGACATGCCGTTGCAACACATCAACGACACAATGCTGAAGCGCATGCACCGTCTGGGCGATCAGGCGTATCTCACCGCCCTGGTCGAGCGGATGCGGGCTCGAATTCCCGGCGTCACGTTCCGCACCGCCTTCATCGTGGGGTTCCCCGGAGAAACGGACGCGGCGTTCGCGGAACTCAAACGGTTCGTGAGCGAGATGGAATTCGACCGGGTGGCGGTGTTTCTCTATTCCGACGAAGAAGGCACGCCGGCGGTTGAACTCGACAACAAAGTCGATCGCGCCGTGATGGAAGAACGGCGCAACGAATTGCTGGCCATTCAGGAGTCGATCGCCTCGGCCAAAAGCCGAGAGCAGATCGGCCGCACGCTGGAGGTGCTGGTGGACGGGCCGTCGGAAGAAACCGATCTCCTCTTGGAGGGCCGGCACGAAGGCCAGGCGCCGGACATCGACGGCGTGGTGTACATCAACGACGTGGCCGGCGATCCCACCAGCCCGCCGCGGGCCGGCCGAGACCGGCCCGACTGTCTCGCCCGCCCAGCCCAGGCCGGCCGAGACCGGCCCGACTTTCTCACCCGCCCAGCCCAGGCCGGCCGAGACCGGCCTTTCCCTGGGGCCGGCGACTTCGTCACGGTCCAAATCACCGAAGCCGCGACGTACGATCTGGTCGGGCGGATCGTGGGTTGA
- the csm6 gene encoding CRISPR-associated ring nuclease Csm6 — protein sequence MRDVLVAVCGLTPQVVTETLWALHHRTPPIHPTQIWILTTLAGRDQCLRALLGLKGALARYISEYRPKPVPRCGPNSIILLETADGEPLDDVRTERDNRAIADQIAEFIRKQTSRADTRLHCSVAGGRKTMGVLLAAALQLYGRPDDRLYHVLVPPEFESHPEFYYPPKRSRRLVLRDGRRLDARTATIELAELPYVRLRGLLAAEHLATEATLSGIAATAQRRLQFLVDPEPVRVHPRDNVLRIGASRIALSPAGMTVYRALARTKMSHCARPDLETCGDCMECYVRFTKDTWAQTKTILAERGGGMPILTNATDDKDIANQFRSLIRKVNSRLERSLGMGPDENPYRIRSGGTRGETVYGLALDKTKIREEG from the coding sequence ATGCGCGACGTCTTAGTGGCGGTCTGTGGGCTCACTCCTCAAGTCGTCACCGAAACGCTCTGGGCGCTGCATCACCGCACCCCGCCGATTCATCCGACTCAGATCTGGATTCTCACCACCCTAGCCGGTCGCGACCAGTGCCTCCGCGCGCTCCTCGGGTTAAAGGGCGCGCTGGCTCGCTACATCAGTGAGTACCGGCCTAAACCCGTTCCCCGTTGCGGGCCGAACTCCATCATCCTCTTGGAAACAGCCGACGGCGAGCCGCTGGACGACGTCCGCACCGAACGGGACAACCGAGCGATTGCCGACCAGATCGCCGAGTTCATCCGTAAGCAGACGAGCCGAGCCGATACCCGCCTCCACTGCTCCGTTGCCGGCGGCCGCAAGACGATGGGGGTGCTCCTGGCCGCCGCGTTGCAATTGTACGGGCGGCCGGACGACCGGCTGTATCACGTGCTGGTCCCGCCGGAGTTCGAATCGCATCCGGAATTTTATTATCCGCCGAAACGCTCACGGAGGCTGGTGCTCCGCGATGGACGCCGATTGGATGCCCGGACGGCCACGATCGAACTGGCGGAATTGCCTTATGTCCGGTTGCGCGGCCTCCTGGCCGCGGAGCACCTGGCCACTGAGGCAACGCTGAGCGGGATTGCGGCAACCGCCCAACGGCGGCTTCAATTCCTCGTCGATCCGGAGCCGGTTCGGGTTCATCCGAGGGACAACGTCCTACGCATCGGCGCGAGCCGGATCGCGCTCTCCCCGGCGGGCATGACCGTCTACCGCGCGTTGGCCAGGACGAAGATGTCCCACTGCGCCCGCCCCGATCTGGAAACCTGCGGCGACTGCATGGAGTGTTACGTCCGGTTTACCAAGGACACATGGGCGCAGACAAAGACGATTCTCGCAGAGCGCGGCGGCGGGATGCCGATCCTGACGAATGCGACGGACGACAAAGACATCGCCAATCAATTCCGATCCTTGATTCGGAAGGTCAACAGCAGACTGGAACGGTCGCTCGGGATGGGGCCGGATGAGAACCCTTATCGAATCCGCTCCGGTGGAACACGTGGCGAGACCGTCTACGGCCTTGCGCTCGATAAAACCAAGATACGGGAGGAAGGCTAA
- a CDS encoding DUF2130 domain-containing protein, with translation MTPSQITCPKCGEPIALSDALLAQVRASVETDLKQRYDAQLLAAVRQAETRAREQGEQDLRLLREQLAEQQRKTREAQEAELALRKEKLALEERARELDLEVARRVDAEKQKLEEQIRRAATEEQALKLKEKDKQIEDLKALLEEARRKSEQGSQERQGEVLELDLETVLARTFPQDEIRPVSKGIRGADVIQEVRDGQLRPCGTIIWEAKNTKTWSPAWLTKLKDDQRAVGASVAVLVSVTLPDDVRTFGLVDGVWVTSLACYLPLAAALREQLVRVAFARQAAEGMQEKMAALYRYLSGDEFRHRVEALVETFKAMEDQLAKERRAMEKLWSERAKQIERLMTNTVGMYGAIRGAIGNQLPEIPALDLGALPEPEDPT, from the coding sequence ATGACGCCGAGCCAAATCACCTGTCCGAAGTGCGGAGAGCCGATTGCGCTCTCGGACGCGCTGCTCGCGCAGGTGCGCGCCTCAGTCGAGACCGATCTCAAACAGCGCTATGACGCGCAGCTCCTGGCCGCCGTGCGGCAAGCGGAGACCCGCGCGAGGGAGCAGGGCGAGCAAGACCTCCGCCTGTTGCGCGAGCAATTAGCCGAGCAGCAGCGCAAGACCCGCGAGGCCCAGGAAGCCGAGCTGGCACTGCGCAAGGAGAAACTCGCGCTCGAAGAGCGGGCCCGCGAGCTGGACCTGGAAGTGGCACGCCGCGTGGACGCCGAAAAGCAGAAGCTGGAAGAGCAGATCCGCCGGGCGGCGACCGAGGAGCAGGCGCTCAAGCTCAAGGAGAAGGACAAGCAGATCGAGGACCTCAAGGCGCTGCTCGAGGAAGCTCGCCGCAAGAGCGAGCAGGGCTCCCAGGAGCGGCAGGGCGAAGTGTTGGAACTCGACCTGGAAACCGTGCTGGCGCGGACGTTCCCCCAGGACGAGATCCGTCCGGTGTCCAAGGGCATACGCGGTGCGGATGTGATCCAGGAGGTGCGGGATGGGCAACTTCGTCCCTGCGGGACAATCATCTGGGAGGCCAAGAACACCAAGACCTGGAGTCCAGCCTGGCTCACCAAGCTCAAGGATGACCAGCGGGCCGTGGGAGCGAGTGTCGCGGTCCTGGTGTCCGTCACCTTGCCCGACGACGTGCGGACCTTCGGCCTGGTGGACGGCGTGTGGGTGACGAGCCTGGCCTGCTATCTCCCGCTCGCCGCCGCCCTGCGTGAGCAGCTCGTTCGCGTGGCATTCGCCCGCCAAGCCGCCGAGGGCATGCAGGAGAAGATGGCCGCCCTCTACCGGTACCTCTCCGGAGACGAGTTCCGCCACCGTGTGGAGGCGCTGGTCGAGACGTTCAAGGCGATGGAAGACCAATTGGCGAAGGAGCGACGGGCGATGGAGAAACTCTGGAGCGAGCGCGCCAAGCAGATCGAGCGGCTCATGACGAACACCGTGGGGATGTACGGCGCGATCCGTGGCGCCATCGGCAACCAATTACCGGAGATCCCGGCGCTGGACCTCGGCGCTCTGCCGGAACCGGAGGACCCGACATGA
- a CDS encoding nucleotidyl transferase AbiEii/AbiGii toxin family protein — translation MVLPRTVCSGRPLAPIGEIGARKLITVSQHSAKKDFYDLYTILQERLLRRIVERLRAMYTDPRPNPAHIAKSLAYFDDAARDPEPRLLSAPARDTVVRFFMDQVKEHTAILLEGLG, via the coding sequence TTGGTCCTCCCACGGACCGTTTGCAGTGGTCGCCCGCTGGCACCGATCGGGGAAATTGGCGCGAGGAAGCTCATCACAGTGAGCCAACACAGCGCCAAGAAGGATTTCTACGACCTGTATACGATCCTGCAAGAACGGCTGCTGCGCCGGATCGTCGAACGGCTCCGGGCGATGTACACCGATCCGCGGCCCAACCCGGCCCATATCGCCAAGTCCCTGGCGTATTTCGACGATGCCGCAAGGGACCCGGAGCCGCGCCTCCTTTCGGCTCCGGCGCGGGACACGGTCGTCCGGTTCTTCATGGACCAGGTGAAAGAACATACCGCCATTCTGCTGGAGGGGCTTGGCTGA
- a CDS encoding type II toxin-antitoxin system HicA family toxin, with translation MVKLIEGFQFRLARVSGSHHIFAHPATRRVGQSSGG, from the coding sequence ATGGTGAAACTCATCGAGGGATTTCAGTTCAGACTCGCGCGGGTGAGCGGGAGTCATCACATCTTCGCGCATCCGGCAACTCGCCGAGTTGGTCAATCTTCAGGAGGTTGA
- a CDS encoding type II toxin-antitoxin system HicB family antitoxin, whose amino-acid sequence MSDYHINIFFSEEDGGYIADIPDLESCSAFGRTPEEALAQVERAKAAWLEAAKAAGKPIPVPRYRPAIYQATR is encoded by the coding sequence ATGAGCGATTACCACATCAACATTTTTTTCAGCGAGGAGGACGGCGGGTACATCGCGGACATTCCGGACCTGGAATCCTGCTCGGCCTTCGGCCGTACGCCGGAAGAAGCGCTGGCGCAGGTCGAGCGGGCTAAGGCTGCATGGCTGGAGGCCGCGAAAGCGGCCGGGAAACCGATCCCCGTCCCACGCTATCGCCCGGCCATCTACCAGGCCACTCGGTAG
- a CDS encoding RAMP superfamily CRISPR-associated protein, protein MTKIEYTVRFLTPAFLGNAEQSGQWRTPPFKALLRQWWRVVYAAEHSFRANAAEMRQEEGKLFGHAWLDEDRDSHGQKVAARKSLVRIRLDRWDEGKLKSWQPLTTVKHPEVRFPVGSDLYLGYGPVTLPRGANQPKLKANAAIQADESATLSLAVPEEEAPRIRRALWLMDRYGTLGGRSRNGWGSFSMVPLPLEEGKGDGRVPTGGVPLRDWNKCLDRDWPHAIGKDDRGPLIWQTAKAYEDWKTLMRDLAIIKIGLRTQFVFPSVQPPHATVEPRHWLSYPTTTHKVRDWQKKKLRLSNSLRFKVRPDEGSPKKLRGVIFHVPCLPPPEFNPNPNRYAIEATWQTVHALLDELCKPGGRTYGMISHQDRRSKLKPDLDKVTLERVKE, encoded by the coding sequence ATGACGAAGATCGAGTACACCGTCCGGTTCCTCACCCCGGCCTTTCTGGGGAACGCCGAGCAGAGCGGCCAGTGGCGGACGCCGCCGTTCAAGGCGCTGCTGAGGCAATGGTGGCGGGTGGTGTACGCTGCCGAACACAGCTTCAGGGCCAACGCCGCAGAGATGCGACAGGAAGAGGGCAAGCTCTTCGGCCATGCCTGGCTCGACGAGGATCGTGATAGCCATGGGCAAAAGGTCGCAGCGCGCAAGAGTCTCGTGCGCATCCGACTCGATCGATGGGATGAAGGGAAGCTGAAATCTTGGCAGCCGCTGACCACCGTTAAGCACCCCGAGGTTCGGTTCCCTGTAGGCAGCGATCTTTATCTGGGATACGGACCGGTGACGCTACCACGTGGCGCCAATCAGCCGAAGCTCAAGGCCAATGCGGCAATCCAGGCCGATGAATCAGCCACGCTCTCGCTAGCAGTGCCAGAAGAAGAGGCTCCGCGCATCCGGCGCGCCCTCTGGCTCATGGACCGCTACGGCACGTTGGGCGGGAGAAGCCGGAACGGCTGGGGTTCGTTCTCGATGGTCCCTCTCCCCCTGGAAGAGGGGAAGGGTGATGGCAGAGTACCCACGGGCGGGGTACCGCTCCGCGATTGGAACAAGTGCCTCGACCGCGACTGGCCCCATGCGATCGGTAAGGACGACCGTGGTCCTCTGATCTGGCAGACCGCCAAGGCCTATGAAGACTGGAAGACCCTCATGCGCGACCTCGCAATCATCAAGATCGGGCTGCGGACGCAGTTTGTATTTCCTAGCGTTCAGCCGCCGCATGCGACCGTGGAGCCCCGCCATTGGTTGTCCTATCCCACCACGACTCACAAGGTCCGTGACTGGCAGAAAAAGAAACTGCGACTTTCCAACAGCCTGCGCTTCAAGGTGCGCCCTGACGAAGGAAGTCCCAAGAAACTGCGCGGGGTGATTTTTCACGTGCCTTGCCTGCCGCCGCCGGAGTTCAATCCGAACCCGAATCGGTACGCGATCGAGGCCACCTGGCAAACTGTTCATGCCCTGCTTGATGAGCTGTGCAAGCCAGGCGGCCGGACGTACGGCATGATTTCCCATCAGGACCGACGGAGTAAGCTGAAGCCGGATCTGGATAAAGTCACGCTCGAACGGGTCAAGGAGTAG
- the cas10 gene encoding type III-B CRISPR-associated protein Cas10/Cmr2: MSNDLVWQTKLHARLHDPAEKALVLLRDPAGHEGGTSRALHRDLGFHTLPVKDWLDPDNAQVLDTVLFKKGIPITMYKTVKRADWWAAGADRPQWPVEAITAQTGNGEIVQVKDWARVRWTERPVLIHPLTGQEFDLGDLGETDIGDIKTQSFNHFSSLILKEGEQVDWQRTLLAFWRFGPELREDEAGGKLGHLWPLLPADTRVPDHSIWDHLDLTSAFAGAFAADPQGEAALLTLSIGPVQSFIAAARSTSDLWAGSHLLSRLSWEAMKVVCERLGPDAIVFPRLRGVPQVDVWLRDEMCLPAQWFDGSQWAKRMTDANPLFAAALPNRFVAVVPASEAQDIAHSVMTKVRTWIQELGKKVVDRLLRTAGLTDDTEKHCHVQMRDQLRGFPEVHWAVVPFSLIRSNSQDKQTGLDVTRLSEAMAPFFGVAAGQACGFLATAAWQVLQKEAKFADGITFFSPKPGVFYPAVYDLAERVLASAKSARPFDQQKQMGWRDSLTGENEWLTDDPDLLTVQAGKRKSPRDKSFKPGEHVETLWAKIADEKPAWAKKGEHLGGLSAIKRLWPTLFAEEVAQVTGQQAGQVPRFVVSTHTMALAHQLDEWLDAGAPMSAELRDRLTGLDPVPLPRKLAGKHSRRDSFEFAKQLPALLDAAREDGNEHELRQVVSLIKKAFAQADGAQELPGLETYYALLLMDGDHMGRILSGDPSYAISYFESFHPTVRQGFEERALHNNGLKAYGSQQRALSPNRHLAVSGALNDFALHVVPEIIENEHLGRVLYAGGDDVLAMLPVADVLSAMRRLRCAYSGDDPSQAHVDWRDVRRHSKERTLVCKKGYAYVDGRLMRMMGTKATASCGAVIAHHQAPLAMVLRELRLAEKRAKTEGGRDAFSITVIKRSGGLLEFTAKWGEPLNVLLELRDFLADPAVSRRAVYNSLLWVTDLPPNASQDMVGNLLAYQFRRQTSSDQAWTRHEGDKLSNRIAALACTVTEKERFEWLSRLLGVAEFLAREARVGTDVGEAVPAATSR, translated from the coding sequence ATGAGCAACGATCTTGTCTGGCAAACCAAACTCCATGCCCGGCTCCACGACCCGGCCGAAAAGGCGCTGGTGCTTCTGCGCGATCCGGCAGGTCACGAGGGCGGAACGAGCCGGGCACTACATCGGGACTTGGGCTTCCACACGTTGCCCGTAAAGGACTGGCTCGACCCTGATAATGCCCAAGTGCTCGATACGGTTCTCTTCAAGAAGGGCATCCCGATCACGATGTACAAAACCGTCAAGCGCGCTGACTGGTGGGCAGCGGGTGCCGATCGCCCGCAGTGGCCGGTCGAGGCGATAACAGCGCAGACGGGCAACGGCGAGATAGTCCAGGTGAAAGACTGGGCTCGTGTACGCTGGACCGAACGGCCCGTGTTGATCCATCCGCTGACAGGGCAAGAATTTGACCTGGGCGATCTCGGCGAGACCGATATTGGAGACATCAAAACACAGAGTTTCAACCATTTCTCCAGCCTTATCCTTAAAGAGGGGGAACAGGTCGACTGGCAGCGAACCCTCCTCGCCTTCTGGCGCTTTGGGCCTGAGTTGCGGGAGGATGAAGCTGGTGGAAAGCTCGGCCATCTCTGGCCGCTGCTCCCTGCCGATACACGGGTGCCGGATCACTCGATCTGGGATCACTTGGACCTGACATCAGCCTTCGCTGGGGCCTTTGCAGCCGATCCTCAAGGCGAGGCGGCCCTGTTAACGCTCTCTATCGGCCCGGTGCAGTCCTTTATTGCCGCGGCACGTTCCACGTCCGACCTCTGGGCCGGATCTCACCTGCTTTCACGCTTGTCGTGGGAAGCGATGAAGGTCGTCTGTGAGCGGCTTGGGCCTGATGCGATTGTGTTTCCACGACTACGCGGCGTTCCACAGGTGGATGTGTGGTTGCGAGATGAGATGTGCCTGCCGGCCCAGTGGTTCGACGGCAGTCAATGGGCAAAGAGGATGACCGACGCCAATCCCTTGTTCGCCGCGGCGCTCCCCAATCGCTTCGTCGCGGTGGTGCCGGCTTCGGAGGCTCAAGATATTGCTCACTCGGTGATGACCAAGGTCCGCACCTGGATCCAAGAGCTTGGGAAAAAAGTTGTGGATCGCCTGCTAAGAACAGCAGGGTTAACTGACGACACGGAAAAGCACTGCCATGTGCAGATGCGGGATCAGCTTAGAGGCTTTCCCGAGGTCCATTGGGCGGTCGTTCCGTTTTCACTGATTCGCTCAAACAGCCAGGACAAGCAAACCGGTCTCGACGTCACGCGGTTGTCCGAGGCGATGGCGCCCTTCTTCGGGGTGGCGGCAGGGCAAGCCTGCGGTTTTCTTGCGACCGCAGCATGGCAGGTGTTGCAGAAGGAGGCGAAGTTCGCTGATGGGATCACCTTCTTCTCCCCCAAGCCTGGCGTATTCTATCCGGCGGTGTACGACCTGGCCGAACGCGTGCTGGCTTCGGCGAAGAGTGCCCGGCCGTTCGACCAACAGAAACAGATGGGCTGGCGTGATTCATTGACCGGCGAGAACGAATGGCTTACGGACGACCCTGATCTTTTGACCGTGCAGGCTGGCAAGCGAAAGAGTCCGAGGGATAAAAGTTTCAAACCGGGCGAGCACGTCGAAACGCTATGGGCGAAAATTGCCGACGAGAAACCCGCATGGGCGAAGAAGGGCGAGCATTTGGGAGGCTTGTCGGCCATCAAGCGGCTGTGGCCCACCCTGTTTGCAGAGGAGGTGGCGCAAGTCACCGGTCAACAAGCGGGTCAGGTACCGCGCTTTGTCGTCTCCACCCATACCATGGCGCTGGCGCACCAGCTCGATGAGTGGCTCGATGCCGGCGCGCCGATGAGTGCAGAGCTTCGAGATCGGCTCACAGGACTCGATCCGGTCCCCTTGCCCCGAAAGCTTGCTGGGAAGCACAGCAGGCGAGACAGCTTTGAATTCGCCAAACAGTTGCCTGCCTTGCTTGATGCAGCGCGTGAAGACGGAAACGAACACGAGCTGCGTCAAGTGGTGTCCCTTATCAAAAAGGCGTTCGCTCAGGCGGATGGCGCTCAAGAGTTGCCAGGTCTCGAAACGTACTATGCCCTCCTGCTGATGGATGGCGATCACATGGGCCGCATCCTTTCCGGCGACCCCTCCTATGCCATTTCTTATTTTGAAAGTTTCCATCCCACCGTCCGTCAGGGGTTCGAGGAGCGAGCGCTTCACAACAATGGGCTCAAAGCGTACGGCTCGCAACAGCGAGCCTTGTCCCCCAACCGCCATCTGGCCGTTTCCGGTGCCCTGAACGACTTTGCCTTGCATGTGGTCCCAGAGATCATCGAGAACGAACATCTAGGCCGTGTGCTCTATGCCGGGGGCGACGATGTGTTGGCGATGCTCCCCGTAGCCGATGTGCTGTCGGCCATGCGGCGATTACGTTGTGCCTATAGCGGAGACGACCCTTCACAGGCTCATGTGGACTGGAGGGACGTGCGCCGCCACTCCAAAGAGCGAACGCTGGTGTGCAAGAAGGGATACGCTTATGTCGATGGACGGCTCATGCGGATGATGGGCACCAAGGCCACGGCCTCCTGTGGCGCGGTCATCGCCCATCATCAGGCGCCGTTAGCCATGGTGCTGCGCGAGCTGCGACTGGCCGAGAAGCGGGCCAAAACGGAAGGGGGGCGTGATGCCTTTTCCATCACCGTCATCAAACGATCCGGCGGACTGCTTGAATTCACCGCCAAGTGGGGCGAACCGCTCAACGTGCTGTTGGAGCTGCGCGACTTTCTGGCCGATCCGGCGGTCTCGCGCCGCGCGGTGTACAACAGCCTCCTGTGGGTGACGGATCTCCCACCCAACGCTTCGCAAGACATGGTAGGGAACCTGCTCGCGTACCAATTCCGGCGGCAGACCTCCAGCGATCAGGCGTGGACCAGGCACGAGGGCGACAAGCTCTCGAACCGGATCGCGGCGCTGGCCTGCACCGTCACTGAAAAAGAACGGTTCGAGTGGCTCTCGCGCCTGCTGGGGGTGGCGGAGTTTCTCGCACGCGAAGCACGAGTAGGAACGGATGTGGGAGAAGCGGTGCCGGCGGCGACGAGCCGATAA